The Candidatus Effluviviaceae Genus I sp. genome has a segment encoding these proteins:
- a CDS encoding DUF502 domain-containing protein, with product MTTGPETRCAAEGAGSAVAAPVSAPRMRPGRRLRRYFLTGLAVILPAAVSLFVLWRIFSALDRLLGQIFEAVLGFKVPGAGLVALLLLVLGIGAVAHNVAGKRLIRGIEDLVIRVPFVRWIYRTTKELSSAVLEERAAGFRKVVLVEFPYRGVHTIGFQTAEASRDVSGVGGKRMCPVFVPTAPNPMSGYVILYPEDEVISLPMSVDDGLRFVISAGALTARRPPDGGRG from the coding sequence ATGACGACAGGGCCCGAGACACGATGCGCCGCCGAGGGCGCGGGCTCCGCGGTCGCCGCGCCGGTGTCTGCGCCGCGCATGCGGCCCGGCCGGCGGCTCAGGCGCTACTTTCTGACCGGCCTCGCGGTGATCCTGCCCGCCGCGGTGAGCCTGTTCGTGCTCTGGCGGATCTTCTCCGCTCTGGACCGGCTGCTGGGGCAGATCTTCGAAGCCGTCCTCGGGTTCAAGGTCCCGGGCGCGGGGCTCGTCGCGCTCCTCCTTCTCGTGCTGGGCATCGGCGCGGTCGCCCACAACGTCGCCGGGAAGCGGCTCATCCGGGGCATCGAGGACCTGGTCATCCGCGTCCCGTTCGTGCGGTGGATCTACAGGACGACGAAGGAGCTGTCGTCGGCCGTCCTCGAGGAGAGGGCCGCAGGATTCCGGAAGGTCGTCCTCGTGGAGTTCCCGTACAGGGGCGTGCACACGATCGGCTTTCAGACGGCGGAGGCCTCGCGCGACGTGAGCGGCGTCGGGGGGAAGAGGATGTGCCCCGTCTTCGTTCCGACCGCGCCGAACCCCATGTCCGGCTACGTGATCCTCTACCCCGAGGACGAGGTCATCTCGCTTCCGATGTCGGTGGACGACGGGCTTCGGTTCGTCATCTCCGCCGGCGCGCTCACCGCGCGCCGCCCGCCGGACGGCGGGCGGGGGTAG
- a CDS encoding HlyC/CorC family transporter, with product MAINLLIVFGVALEAFFSGTETALVSMNWLRLEHWLEKRLRGARTLEWFVGNPQRLLGTTLVGTNIAVVMTSSLVSWRLATTLASWPAQAIGVVSTVVVSITLLVFGEVLPKAVGLRHGDTIALKVIAPLRFFYWLFSPIAVLVSAVGRLLNKAVGVDASRWNRRLTKEQLRSLLANEGERAGAVDRSGTALISGIFEFADTPVGEVMVARTDVVGVSPESTVGDAVALVGEHGFSRLPVLSDDRERIEGMIHSRDLLGRGREDAVEGLARPVPHVPTTKRCDDLFRELQTGRQHMAVVVDEQGSLAGIVTLEDLIEELVGEIEDEHDVRHELIQRIDEGLYVVDGRAEVTAVARVLGARLPDGDYNTIAGLVLDALGRIPEPGDEVVVGGFEMRVVSASATRVGRIRMRKR from the coding sequence GTGGCCATCAATCTCCTCATCGTGTTCGGCGTGGCGCTCGAGGCGTTCTTCTCGGGGACGGAGACGGCGCTCGTCTCGATGAACTGGCTCAGACTGGAGCACTGGCTCGAGAAGCGGCTGCGGGGCGCGCGGACGCTGGAGTGGTTCGTCGGGAACCCGCAGCGACTCCTCGGCACGACGCTCGTCGGCACGAACATCGCGGTGGTCATGACGTCCTCGCTCGTCTCGTGGCGCCTGGCCACGACGCTCGCGTCCTGGCCCGCGCAGGCCATCGGCGTCGTCTCGACCGTCGTCGTCTCGATCACGCTCCTCGTGTTCGGCGAGGTCCTCCCCAAGGCCGTCGGGCTGCGACACGGCGACACGATCGCGCTGAAGGTGATCGCCCCGCTTCGCTTCTTCTACTGGCTCTTCTCTCCCATCGCCGTGCTCGTGTCGGCCGTCGGGCGCCTGCTGAACAAGGCGGTCGGCGTGGACGCCAGCCGGTGGAACCGACGGCTCACGAAGGAACAGCTCCGCTCGCTCCTCGCGAACGAGGGCGAACGCGCGGGCGCTGTGGACCGCAGCGGCACGGCGCTCATCTCGGGCATCTTCGAGTTCGCCGACACGCCGGTGGGAGAGGTCATGGTCGCGCGCACCGACGTGGTCGGCGTCTCGCCCGAGTCCACGGTCGGCGACGCCGTCGCGCTGGTGGGGGAGCACGGGTTCTCGCGCCTTCCCGTTCTGTCCGACGACCGCGAGCGCATCGAGGGGATGATCCACTCGCGCGACCTCCTGGGCCGCGGGCGGGAGGACGCGGTCGAGGGGCTGGCCCGCCCCGTTCCCCACGTGCCGACCACGAAGCGGTGCGACGACCTCTTCCGCGAGCTCCAGACGGGCCGGCAGCACATGGCTGTCGTCGTGGACGAGCAGGGCAGCCTCGCGGGCATCGTGACGCTCGAGGACCTCATCGAGGAGCTCGTCGGCGAGATCGAGGACGAGCACGACGTGCGGCACGAGCTCATCCAGAGGATCGACGAGGGCCTGTACGTGGTGGACGGGCGTGCCGAGGTCACGGCCGTGGCGCGCGTTCTCGGGGCGAGACTCCCGGACGGGGACTACAACACGATCGCCGGACTCGTGCTTGACGCACTCGGCAGGATCCCGGAGCCGGGGGACGAGGTGGTGGTCGGTGGGTTCGAGATGAGGGTCGTCTCGGCGAGCGCCACGCGCGTGGGCAGGATCAGGATGAGGAAGCGATGA